tcaaaaataaaaaataacattttccCTCCACTTTTATGATCTACTTCACTATTGTTTTTATCTATAATATCAGTTATTGTGACCTTGAAATAATGGCAATTAGATTTTTTAATAGCGGCACGGTCTTGTGCTAACCAGTTGCCATGACTCTTCCTTAATCCTCTGTcactttttctcttcttttcctATTTGTGGTGAAGAGAAGAAGCAGGTAGGGGGaggattttgaatttttcttttattttttttataaaagttagtctttttttttagtttttaaatttataatatttaacaaGTGGCAATCAAGAATTGGTGGTGATGtcacttctttttttaaaagtggGGCTAATAGAAAAATGAggcaataatattattttaaaattatttagggGATCATAAGACTCATGCAAAATTTAAgtatctttttgaaaaaagggAACAACTTCAATGATGACTTTATGTCTTTTCTCTAAAATAGTATATCGCAGTAGTTCATCTTCCTCAAcaagtttttttttcaattcctaCCAACTCAAATCTCCTTCAAGCCAACTGAAGCACAGACCGTGAATCAAAACGGAGATGGACCTGGCCCTAATATCTTGTAAAGATATGGCACCTGAGCCtaactcaattccaaaaaaGTTAGCTCATGAGGAGATGATTGTCGAATTCCATATAAGCAGACCATCAATTTATTTCTCATTTATTACGGagcattatttttaaaaaaatattatgatataagtgGATGTCCTTTTACGTGGAGCCCACTTAAAGTGGGCAAATTGCCCACTAGTTTTTCTCTTCTGGCTATAAACTGACAGTTTTTTTGGCAATGAAAAACAGACACAAATACGAATTCTTTCTCATCTgctcttttctattttttcttactCTATCCTTCTTATTTTACTAAGtggatttattttataacaaaaaatatttattctacTATATATTCAATGGGGAAGTCTTGAACAAAGGTCAAACTATATCAGATACATGAGATATGAGATATAGAGGGTACACTTCGCCGATATAAATGCATTTCACATGCAATAATTGTGGCcgaatgatttattttttttttgcaataatagataattaaattattttttataaaaaaaactttgacctaatatatattttgtctaATTCCTCCGCCCCCACCCCCAAAAAAAcgacaaataaattaatacgAAAGCATTACCACTTATTTGGTGGTtgctcaaaaaaagaaaaaagttccCCAAATAGTACATTGGAATAAATGTGCGTCTCAAACTAGATCTAACTTAGGGGAGCTCGGCTACATTTGGACGAAGTTGCTTCACTAATACGTAGAATGGAaattaatttgtatatttatgaGTTGGCTATATATAATCCGGTTAATATTTGTTTGAACTAAATAATAATGGATCATAACTCAACTTATTTAATTCAAAGGGAAAACATTAGACTACATGAGGCCTGCCCTTTGGCGGATTTATCACACGAAGCATTGTGATAACAAGGAGAATGCATAAATAGACACTTTGAGCTTGAGGACCCCTATTGAAGGTATTGCAGTTCATAAAATTTTGTAAGTTGAATCGCCTTAAAATTAATTCTATACTAAGGAGTCTTGAGTTTTTATagaacttcaaaaaaaaaacttgatttATTGcctaaaatttcttaaattaataCCAAAATATCTTAAATTAGTTGCAACtctttcatgacttgaattaaCACTAATGAATTCTAAAGTAATTTATATAGGTCCCAACAATAATTCAGGGGAGGCACCTGTTTTAAAGGAATTAAACAAACGATGACatccattttatttatttgttttcatttattttctctctttggtTATGTTTTGGTCACAGCGGGGCAATGAAAGATGAGTAAGGAAAACCTCCATAAAACCTCTCAACAACCCTCAGTACTGAAGAAGCTTTATGGTTCTATTTCTATCTGTACTTGGTATATAAGTTGGTCTATTCATTTGAGATAAAGAAATAAAAGGTCACGAGTTACGACACATATGCAAACACAATCAAATTTACCTTCCTGCTATATGATCGAATTAAAATAACTTAGAAGTAAATCAAATATATCCGTTTTTGTTAGAATTGTCCAAGGTGGATGTCCAATCCCACATGACACTGATATTTTAGTGAAGTAAACACCACATGACATAACATCTCATCCCCTCCCCTCCTTCCACCACTTGGACTATAAATTGGTTAcatataactttttttaaaatttatttcatcCTGCCTCCACCTATCTAGTAACCGGAAGAAATTGGTGTTTGTAGAATATCAAATAAATAGCACGAGGCTATGTATGCATAAGATTGAGTGGGTTGgatgactatatatttgtccATAGTTTTTAAAAGTGGTATAAATATACTCCTTAGAAAATTACTCTTCCGAACAATATTAGATTCAATTCTAATGTTTAATCAtatatttctcaatttttcaaacAATTTTAGTTTGTAATTgtctatttttttctcataaGATTTTTAGCTTATTCATAAAAGACATTTAGATTGTGGTTTAAaagattcataaattttaagagaaataaaaGTCATTTACTAAATGGCTATATCCCAAAAATGTACaattgataaattaaaaaaaaaactgaatttGCATTGGACTAACTGGAAAGTATGGCTACTAATTCATCAACGTCGAATTAATATGCAATAAGCCAATAATCATCGTAAAGAGTTGGTGTTTGAAAAGAACAAATAGACACGATTCAAAGATTGACCTCTAGGATAAGGTTATTTGTGCTAATAAGCCATTAAAGGGCCTAAGGTACTCGCCCAAATAAGCCTACTCGTGCGTAAGGCCCAAATTTGCCTAAAACCATGGGCTAGAAGTTTTGAGGTCTAGATATCACAACTTGAATCGAAATGTCTCAAGTTTTGAACGTGATTAGGCcttttatttagaaaaaaattacctaaatacacaatttatgttatcatattctctaaaattttatatcatttgaaaaaattataaaaatttctattcttttttattcTCGGATATATCATTTTATGCCatgtatcgatcggatacatcactttacgtgatttATCAGAACATTGACGCGATGTATCGGGACGTTGAAAGATGTATCCAAAATCGAGACGCGATGTATCAGGACACTTTGGAATGTATCCTAATCCcatcaaattttttaaaaaattgtaatttgaaaaaaattagaaataagacgtgatttatcatttttttttttaagatgtAATTAGATCTTAATACTATAATATTTGTGTAGTCTCTACTTTATTTAGCTACTTGATTTGGAGCACCTGTTAGCACAGGACcagtacataatattttttagatTGAATTTATGTGATACAAGTAATTGGAGagtcaatcaaatttttaatatgatttagataatttaagttgttaattgtgatttatagtatatTTTACGTATTTTTTAGATAATATATTTTACTctctctgtcccaatttatgtgacgcTGATTTAATTTCAGAGTCCACCAATCTTTTATATGTCTTCTAAATTTTTtcatttgttaattattgtgatttataagacttttatgtcattttcaaataatatatgttacttcctacgctttaatttatgtgatttcTAAGGtcaatcaaatttttatatgtcttttaaatatttttaattgttaattGTTGTTATTTATAATACCTTTTACCTAAGTTTCAAATAGTATATGTTGCTTtctttgtcccaatttatgcgGTATTGATAAAATTTCGAAAATCGTTTAATCtttttatatgtcttttaatttttaagttatttattaTTGTGCCTTATAGTTCTCTTTACGTCATTTCAAATAATAAGTGTTATTTTTTCTGTCCCAATATGTTTGGTACTGATAGAATTTTGAGATCAATCGAACTTTAATGTTttctaaatattataaattgttaattattataatttataatattttttacttaatttttaaatttataataaatttttgaaaaaataagataaataaattaaagcgaagaaaataactcaaaatgACTAAAATAGCCCCAGGAAGTAAGCTGGAAGGACAACTGTCAGTTGCTTTCCTGACCAATTTATAATATGTTTTATGtaacttttaaatatatattaaattaaaaaaaaacaaataaataaattaaaacgaagaaagtaattcaaaatttgtaaAGGGATATTAATTGCAATTAGTTCGAGGGATATTAATTATAAAGGAATATttgtttaaaattattttaccgCTATGAGACATATACTTAGTTATCCCTTATttaacaataaattttaaagttaagtgTAGTAATTGCTGTGAAATATGCAATCAACACTAGAACTCTAGAAGCAACAAAGAAAAAGGGGGGCAATTGCAAATATGCAAATCTATATAATAACGACGTCGTAACATCTTATGAATACTCTTCAATACTTGACGACTTCGCGTTCTTTCTGCAATTACAAATCTATATAATAACGACGTCGTAAAACCTCATTCAATTCTTGACTTCTTCgccttctttccttttttctccaACTTAACGCAACACTGCCGTTCCGAAACAGAAACCAAAAACAGAAACAACGAGACTGAAAATGGAGTGAAAGGCCGCCTCTTCAATAGCAAGAAATCAAGAATAATCAAAATCTTTACTTTTATTGACCAATCTTCATTTTCTCCTAATCCCATTCTTTTCcagagaattttttttgttcttttagaCCCTCCGGAAATTCCAGATAGGGACAATTAGGATTTTTCAGTTTCACACATTATTTGATCTGATGATCTGATCGCCATTGTAAtgtaaagaacaaataaaattacGTAAAGGGTCTCTTAGGAACAAATAATCTTGGAAAAATTCGACGTGGTGACCAATGTCTTGGGGATTGGGTTGGAAACGCCCATCAGATGTATTTCACCTCACATTAAGCTATGGTGAAGACGAGGCATTAGATGAGTCCACACCCACATCTTCAAGATCGTCCTCATCTACGTCGGCGCATACTTCACCATTCTCCCCATTACCCCCCTCGCCGGCGGCGGAGggtcaagaagtgaataaccAAGAAGAGCTATTAGGGTTTAGGGTGGAACTTGATTGGAACGTCGGTGATGATGAGGATCAGGTGGCTTTAAAGTTGCAGTCACAGGTTATGGTGGCATTGCCTTCACCACAAGATACTGTAGAAATAGAATtcaaggagaagaaggagaatgAAAATGATGTGGAGGAGGATACAGGTGAGGTAGCTGTGGAAATGAGAGTTGTGAAGAGGAGAGAGCCACTGAATGGCCTGATGATGTGGCGGGTGGGTAGTTCAAGCCAGCAGAGTGATGGGATGGGGGTATTGTCAAAGTTGATGAGGTCGAATTTCGCCAATGGAGGTGGGTTAGGAATCGGGGAAGGTGCACCAGTGGGGTGTGCTGACCACTGGAAGAGTGTTACTGTTGTTAGTCTATGTGGTCTTGGACTAATGGTGAGTGATTCTTGTTTTAACATTAGTTCGTATTTGCAAGTGTGTACGAATTTACATTTAATGTTTGagtaattttgagttttaaattataTGATGTTCTTGCCCAACCATAATAATTGGTCTCAAATAGAACTATTGAGTATTGGAATGAAATGGGTCCAAGTTGAGTAGAATGAATATCAAGGATCATGTAGTCAATTCCAACTAGTTTGTAATTAGTTAGAGTTGTGGTTCTTGTTTTGTGCATATGCACAATGTGGTGTTTGTTATTCAATATATAGGGAACTTTAAACTTCAGAAAGCATTTCAAGGTATGGTATTTGTTATATGTACTAcgtttttcttttgttttcctGATTCTGAAGGAATGATAAGATATTATCAGAAACTGATCTGTTGATAGTGGTCATGATTATAACCAATGCAACTACTGTTTGTAACTTGTAGAATGGCTATATTAAGAAGTAGTTTCTGATCAATTGGGTCTCCcatattttttatatgttgCAGGTGCTGCCAGTAGAGATAACCCAGCTACCTCTTATTGAAAGACTATATCTTGATAACAATAAGCTATCAAATTTGCCACCTGAGCTTGGTGAACTAAAATGCTTGAAAGTTCTTGCCGTGGACTACAACATGTTAGTCTCTGTCCCTGGTAAGATTGAAATTTTCACGTAGAAACTGACAGAGTACGACCTAGATGGTTGTGAACAGTATATTTGTTGGATTTACCTTAAGTCAGTTCATAAGgagtagtaataaaaataacaaatgaTTCATTCCTACTCATTTCATTCTTTGCCATGGTTGGATATGATGAACAGTTGAACTAAGAGAGTGTATTGGGCTAGTCGAATTATCACTGGAGCACAACAAGCTGGTGCGACCTCTTCTTGATTTCAGGTCTCTCTATTTAGACTTATGATTGGCCAATCTtccatttctttttatttcttagtCAAATCCTCTGTCATTCTCTGCTTGAGGTCTGATgtttttataacataattatAGGGCAATGACAATGTTACGTGTCCTGAGGCTTTTTGGTAATCCCTTAGAATTTCTTCCTGATATTTTGCCACTCCAGAAGCTTCGCCACTTATCTCTTGCAAACATAAGGGTTGTGGCAGACGATCAGTTGAGATTAGTGAATGTGCAAATAGAGGTATTCATAACACTCTTTTTAAAGTTATTCTGCTTATCTGATAGGCCTTATGTGGTTGAAgaactctattttttttaattgaactGCAGATGGAGAATAGTTCTTACTTTATTGCGTCTCGGCATAAACTGAGTGCCTTCTTCTCTCTTATATTCCGTTTCTCTTCTTGTCACCATCCCCTGCTAGCTTCAGCCCTGGCAAAGATAATGCATGATGAGGGGAATCGTGTAGTTGTTGGGAAAGATGAGAATGCTGTGAGGCAACTCATAAGTATGATTAGTAGTGACAATCAGCATGTGGTATGCTAGCTTATACTCTGTAGGACACTTTGATCTAATTTCCTATtcaatcaatgcataaaattgTGTTTTTGTTCAGGTAGAACAAGCTTGTTCCGCTCTTTCTTCTCTTGCCACAGACGTGTCTGTGGCAATGCAGTTAATGAAATCAGATATTATGCAACCCATAGAAAGAGTACTAAAATCTGCTGGTCCTGAGGAAGTCATATCTGTGTTGCAAGTTTTGGGAAATTTGGCTTTTGCATCAGATATTGTATCTCAAAAGCTGTTTACAAAGGATGTATTGAGATCATTGAAACTTTTGTGTGCTCACAGAAATCCAGAGGCAAGCCtctcttattctctttttttgtgTGGGCAATTCAGTTAGTAAAATTGTTTTCCTGTTTCCGTTGAGTGGTCTTTCAAATGAATTATTTTGTCTACTTAGGTGCAAAGACTAGCTTTATTTGCAGTTGGTAATTTAGCGTTCTGCTTGGAAAATCGTCGTATTTTAGTTACTTCAGAAAGTTTACGAGAATTGCTACTGCGGTTGACAGTTGCATCAGAGCCACAAGTCAGTAAGGCTGCAGCTCGTGCTTTGGCAATACTAGGTTGGTTTCTGTTTGTTTCTTATGATTAAGCTATCCCGGGCCTTTTGAATATATACTCTTTATCTGATTGCAGGGGAGAATGAGGTTCTACGGCGTGCTATAAGAGGGAGACAGATCCCAAAGCAAGGATTGCGCATACTTTCAATGGATGGTGGTGGCATGAAAGGTCTGGCAACTGTGAGAATCCTTAAGGAGATTGAGAAAGGTACTGGGAAGCAGATACACGAACTGTTTGACCTCATTTGTGGGACTTCAACTGGTGGTATGCTTGCTGTTGCTCTTGGGATCAAACTGATGTCCTtggaaaaatgtgaagaaatatataaaaaactTGGTGAGTTTCTACTCTAAAAAGGCTCAACTTTGCTGCGTCCTTTCAAGTGTTTTTACACTTGCTGTAGTTTGCTTGACACAGTGGCAGTGCTGATGCATGTTCTATCTTATGCCCTGCCTCTCTAAATTCGCTTTTTCAGGAAAACTCGTGTTTGCCGAACCTGTTCCCAAGGACAATGAAGCAGCAACATGGAGAGAAAAGTTGGATCAACTCTACAAGAGCTCATCTCAGAGTTTTAGGGTTGTTGTGCATGGATCTAAAGTATGTGATGCCATCAGTTTTCTTCCTTTAAGTTAATTCACACTTACCCTTGCCATGCAACTCATGTCTTGCCTATATTGATAATAGGGTGACCAAAATATTAGAGTACTTGTACATAAAATAGGGAAAAGGGGTAAATATACCCCGCAACTTTGCAATTTAGAGCGGATATACTCTTCGTTAAGAAAATGGTGCATATATATACACTCACCGTCTAACAAATGGTATATTTATACCCTCACCGTCTAACAAATGGTGCTTATTTACCATTTTCATCAacaaattgaattaaaaaattaatcctAAAATTGGTTTTTTAATTCCAAAAGTGACATGTGACTTTAAACGATTACCTCACCCATTTTTTTACCCCTCCAGACCCGACCCAACTATAAATAATCCAATCCCTCTTTTATTCAGACCCTACCCAAACCCATTTTATGACACCGAAATAGTTGTGGAATAGTGCCTAAACATCAGTGGGAATAGTAGCCAGAACAGTGGCCACAGTAGCCTGAATAGTGATGGAAAAGTGTCAGAACAATAACCTAAAAGAGGCATGATGTTGCTAAAACGGTCACTGGAAAAGTGGAAAGAATTGTTCTAGTAAAGAAGATGGTGTTGCTGGCATTGTCACAAAAAGTGTGGTTTCACTGAAACAGCCTTCAACAAAAGATTAGAATAGTGAATATAGGGATGAGAACGGAAATATTTATCGAGCATTAGCAAAAATAATAGGAtttgataccatgtgagaaataatAGGAGAACGCTCGAGACAAGTGTCTTATGCCGAGGAACTTATCaacagaaaaaaaaagtgtATAAATAATAACACATATATTTTCATCCCATGTGGTACAATATATCTAATCTATCAGTTCAACTGCTGCTACTTTGTAGCTTTTAGACATCTACTCGGATTTTTCTTCTACTTAAAATGCTACTGAATAAGAGGGACCTTGCAActttgaaatcataattgaccCTCTGTCCTCTTCCAGCACAGTGCAGAACAGTTTGAGAGATTGTTGAAGGAGATGTGTGCTGATGAGGATGGGGATCTTCTGATAGAGTCAGCAATTAAAAGGATTCCTAAAGTTTTTGTTGTATCAACTCTGGTCAGTGCGACACCAGCTCAACCCTTTATTTTCCGCAACTATCAGGTTATTTCTGAATCCTCATATGACTCAATACTTAGACTTCATCTGAGTAGTGCTTACACTAGCTCTGCCTCtattatttcctttttattaGTTTGTCATTGAATCATTGTGTTGGGAAAGTGCAGTACCCTCCTGGGACACCAGAGATTTCCCATGCGGCTACTGAGAATTTGACTACTGTTGGCCAAGGAACAGTAAGTGATCCAGCTCAAGTTGAACATAAGAGAAATGCTTTCATGGGAAGCTGTAAGCATCGGATATGGCAAGCCATAAGAGCATCATCCGCTGCACCTTATTATCTTGATGATTACTCTGATGGTATATTCTTGGATGTGCTTAAAAATTTAACTCATGGCAAATCCTCACGAGCTCTGTCTCTATAGACGCGTGTCGTTGTCATCTTCCCTGACTCTTCTCTCTGTTTAATTTCAGATGTATACCGCTGGCAAGATGGTGCAATTGTTGCCAACAATCCTACCATTTTTGCCATACGAGAAGCACAACTATTATGGCCAGATGCAAGGATTGACTGCATGGTCTCAATTGGTTGTGGTTCTGTTCCCATGAAGGTATACTAAATTATGATCTCCTGCCCTCATTTTTCAGGCTTTAAAAGGTCTTGGACATGCTTTTGGAACTTGATGTATTCATGGATTGCATTTGCTTGCCTGTTCTTTTCCATATGTTTAGATTGGAGAATCTGGAAATGCACCTTTGTGACAGTTCTTAACTAAAATGTTGATTATTTGATACTCATAGAATTTGGTATTATTTGACAACTTTAGTCAGCGGCAGATTTGTTCGTTATTCTTAATGTGTCATAATGTCAGGGGGTTCCCTTGGATCATAGCATATTTTTTCAATATTCTTATCTTCTCCTGCTAATTCTGGAGTTGAATTCACAGTTAGTTACTTgtaagaaaaatagaaaaataccaatttttttttttaaaaaaatttcaacatGGAAAACAGTGCATGATATTTTATTGCCAAGGTCTGGGGTTTAATCTCCATTGCTACTGGAAGTTTTCATAAAGTCAATATAACATTTACTCCAAGCCATTTTACTTGAGTGTTCAATTTATAGCTGTTTCTGCTGTTTTACCTGCTGTGCTAGGTCCGCAAAGGTGGATGGCGTTACCTTGATACCGGCCAAGTGTTGATAGAAAGTGCATGCTCAGTTGACCGGGTGGAGGAAGCTTTAATTACATTGCTTCCACTGCTTCCTGATGTGCACTATTTTCGCTTTAATCCAGGTGAAGTTACTTTACAATGTTGCTCGAGGTGAAATATTACAAGCTAAAGATTGGttcttttccttttaggaaaTCTTATTTCCCTAATtctttttctgaatttttgGCATTTCATTAACAATTCAATTTTTAGGAATCAGCCAGAACTAAAGAAAATGCATTAGGAGTATGATCTAGTCTTGCGCTGTGGTGATATTGAGTTATTTTCTTCACATTCTTAACATGCTTTCTATATATCTGGGATGCAGTTGATGAACGATGTGATATGGAGCTAGATGAGACAGACCCTGCTGTCTGGTTAAAGTTAGAGGCTGCAACAGATGATTACATTCAGAACACCTCTGCTGCTTTCAAGAATATTTGTGAAAGATTGTTGGAGAGGCCACATGATGAAAAATTTTCAGATAAAAAGTCCCATCAGTTTCTCAAAGGGAAGAATTCTAAAGCTGGTGTGTGTGGAATCATTTTTAATTGCTTGCCATGATATTCTTTTGTCTCAGATGGATTGAACTTTAATGGATTCAATGTATTTTCAGATGAAAGCAATCCTTCTTTAGGTTGGAGGCGGAGCGTTCTTCTTGTCGAGGCCCCAAATAGTGCAGATGCTGGAAGAGTCTTTCACCATGTTCGCTCACTTGAGTCATTTTGTGCTCATAATGGAATAAAGCTCAGTCTTTTTAATGGCATATCAAACACTCAGAAAGCAACTCCAGGATCAACTTTTCCGACACCTTTTGCTTCTCCATTGTTCACTGGGAGTTTCCCTTCAAGCCCTCTCTTATACAGCCCTGATATCGGGGCTCATAGGGTTGGTAGAATTGATTTAGTTCCACCACTAAGCTTGGATGGATTACAATCTGCGAAAACAACCGTCTCACCGCCTGAGTCTCCTCGAAAGCGTCGACAGCTTTCGTTGCCTGTTCAATCTTTGTATGAGAAACTAAAGAATTCCCCTCAGGTTGGAGTTGTGCACTTGGCTCTGCAAAATGATACATCTGGCTCTGTACTGAGGTTAGATATTCCTCATTATTTGGTTACTCATTGGAAATGCTTCTTATCATGCTAATGTCATCAACTTCTACGAAATAGTTGGCAGAATGATGTATTTGTGGTTGCCGAACCTGGAGAACTAGCAGATAAGTTTCTGCAGAGTGTCAAATTCAGCCTGCTGTCTATGATGCGAGGCCGCCGGAGAAAGTATGCATCAGTCATCACTGACATCTCAACCGTTGCTGATCTTGTTAGGTGTAGGCCATCCTTCCAAATAGGGGGTGTAGTCCACCGTTATATTGGGCGTCAGACACAGGTATGTGTGGACGTGATGTCTGCCATTATGAATTTGCTCTTGATCAAAGGAGTTCATGAATTTCCTATTTTTTGCCTTCTGAAGGTCATGGAAGATGACCAAGAAATTGGTGCCTATATGTTCCGTAGGACGGTTCCTTCAATGCATTTAACTTCAGAAGATATTCGGTGGATGGTATACCCTCTGAGCATTATGTGATTCAGTATTGCATCTTTTTTTTCATTGCAAGATTTTTATGTGTGAGAAGGAACTTATCTCTTTCAAATGATGTTATATGGTTGGCATCATTTGATTGaataagagcccgtttggatgggcttaaaaaaagtaacttttatgtatgaagtgcttttagaactttaaagtgctgaaagttatttttataaataagcagttgagtgtttggataaaagtgcttaaatgagaaaaatgatgtgaattttagggttaaaagaataaaaatggtagtttgggaatttagttaaaatataagggatataaaagtaatttccatggtcaaagaaaatgactttaagcacttagaattTACTATTAAGATTGGTTAATCACTTGCTCTGTCATTCATCTTTCAAGTAAATTGGGTTGCATTTCTTTCATTTGTCATGATAGAGGGCTTAATACACTGTCAGTGAGTATGTTGATTCATTTCGTGTTATCTCTCCAAGACCTGTGCTTGTGACCTATTACTCTATGCGTACACATTTACCCTAGAAAATGTGTGAAACCTTTTAGTAATTGTTAAACCTT
The sequence above is a segment of the Solanum dulcamara chromosome 11, daSolDulc1.2, whole genome shotgun sequence genome. Coding sequences within it:
- the LOC129872098 gene encoding phospholipase A I; translated protein: MSWGLGWKRPSDVFHLTLSYGEDEALDESTPTSSRSSSSTSAHTSPFSPLPPSPAAEGQEVNNQEELLGFRVELDWNVGDDEDQVALKLQSQVMVALPSPQDTVEIEFKEKKENENDVEEDTGEVAVEMRVVKRREPLNGLMMWRVGSSSQQSDGMGVLSKLMRSNFANGGGLGIGEGAPVGCADHWKSVTVVSLCGLGLMVLPVEITQLPLIERLYLDNNKLSNLPPELGELKCLKVLAVDYNMLVSVPVELRECIGLVELSLEHNKLVRPLLDFRAMTMLRVLRLFGNPLEFLPDILPLQKLRHLSLANIRVVADDQLRLVNVQIEMENSSYFIASRHKLSAFFSLIFRFSSCHHPLLASALAKIMHDEGNRVVVGKDENAVRQLISMISSDNQHVVEQACSALSSLATDVSVAMQLMKSDIMQPIERVLKSAGPEEVISVLQVLGNLAFASDIVSQKLFTKDVLRSLKLLCAHRNPEVQRLALFAVGNLAFCLENRRILVTSESLRELLLRLTVASEPQVSKAAARALAILGENEVLRRAIRGRQIPKQGLRILSMDGGGMKGLATVRILKEIEKGTGKQIHELFDLICGTSTGGMLAVALGIKLMSLEKCEEIYKKLGKLVFAEPVPKDNEAATWREKLDQLYKSSSQSFRVVVHGSKHSAEQFERLLKEMCADEDGDLLIESAIKRIPKVFVVSTLVSATPAQPFIFRNYQYPPGTPEISHAATENLTTVGQGTVSDPAQVEHKRNAFMGSCKHRIWQAIRASSAAPYYLDDYSDDVYRWQDGAIVANNPTIFAIREAQLLWPDARIDCMVSIGCGSVPMKVRKGGWRYLDTGQVLIESACSVDRVEEALITLLPLLPDVHYFRFNPVDERCDMELDETDPAVWLKLEAATDDYIQNTSAAFKNICERLLERPHDEKFSDKKSHQFLKGKNSKADESNPSLGWRRSVLLVEAPNSADAGRVFHHVRSLESFCAHNGIKLSLFNGISNTQKATPGSTFPTPFASPLFTGSFPSSPLLYSPDIGAHRVGRIDLVPPLSLDGLQSAKTTVSPPESPRKRRQLSLPVQSLYEKLKNSPQVGVVHLALQNDTSGSVLSWQNDVFVVAEPGELADKFLQSVKFSLLSMMRGRRRKYASVITDISTVADLVRCRPSFQIGGVVHRYIGRQTQVMEDDQEIGAYMFRRTVPSMHLTSEDIRWMVGAWRERIIIFTGFYGPTQPVIKAFLDSGAKAVICPSTEPDEVQLSTFHGSGDFNSFDNGKFEIGEEEAEDDDTEPSSPASDWEDSEPEQNEGRSPFFWDDDEGELSQFICQLYESLFQGGSRIGAALQHARASHRSLRYSCHLPSIP